The Flavobacterium sp. 1 genome contains the following window.
ATAAAAAATATGACAGTTTCAATGCCTCATTGGGATATAAAACCAATTTTGCTAAGGATTTGATTTTTCGTCTGAATGCAGCAACAGGTTTTAGAGCTCCAACTTTGGCTGAGTTATCATCTAATGGAGTTCATGAAGGAACTTTTCGATATGAAATAGGAAATTCCAATTTAAAAACTGAGCAAAACCTGCAGACCGATTTGGATTTGGAATATAAAAGCACCCATTTTGAGTTTAGCGTCAGCGGATTTTACAATCACATAAACGATTATATTTATTCGTCACCAAGCGGTGCTGAAATTGATGGTTTTAAAGTTTATAATTACATTCAGAACAATGCCAATTTGTATGGAGGAGAAGCCATTCTGCACATTCATCCACATCCTTTGGATTGGCTTCACATCGAAACGAGTTTTGAAACCGTTACCGGAAAACTGCAGGACGGCGGTTATTTACCTCAAATTCCAGCAAACAATTGGAATAATACCATAAAGACAGATTTTTCAATAGGCAAATGGCTGGAAGAAAGTTTTGCAACATTCAATGTTTCTACCACTTTCAGTCAAAACAATGTTAGCGGATATGATATTTCTTCAGATGGGTACACATTGTTGAATGTGGGTTTTGGAGGAAAAGTAAAGTTTGGGAAAACTGCTTTTGATGTAAACCTGAACGGGAATAATTTATTAAACAAAACCTATATCCCGCATTTGTCCCGTTTGGCAACGGCAGGAATTCCAAATATTGGAATCAATGGTGTTCTGGGAATTGCTTTTAAATTCTAAAGTTAAATTTTAAAAATAATAAACCCCAATAGCTGCTGGTTATTGGGGTTTGTTTTTAATATTCAATCTTTCCGATATGCCTCATAATCCGAACAATTTTTGTTTTTCTATTATTGATGTAGGATGAGGAACTGGTTGCTTTATATTTTCTGGGATTGGGCAAAATAGCAGCGATTCCAGCTGCCTGCTGCATGGTTAAGCTCGAAGCATCTCTTCGATACCAATGCTCGGTTGCGGCATAAGCTCCGTAAACGCCATCGCCCATTTCGATACTGTTGAGGTACACTTCCATGATGCGTTTTTTCCCCCAAATAAGTTCTATTAAAACCGTAAAATAGGCTTCCAGGCCTTTTCGGACGTAGCTGCGGCCTTGCCAAAGGAAAACGTTTTTGGCGGTCTGTTGCGATATAGTGCTTCCTCCTCTTACTTTTCGGCCTCTTTCGTTGCTTTTATAGGCTTTTTGCATCGCAATAAAATCAAAACCATTATGGGTCAAAAAGGTTCCGTCTTCGCTTGCAATTACTGCTTTTTGCAAATTCATGGAGATTTTGTCGATGGATTCCCAATTGTGGCTGAAATGATTTTCTTTATCAGCGGCATTGTTTTCGAAGTAACGGATCACCATTAAAGGAGTAAATGGAACGGGCACAAATTTAAAAAGTACAACAGAAGCTATTGAGAGTCCAAAAAACCACAATAACACTTTCAACAAGAACCATTTTACTTTGGATATAAAGCCTCCCTGTTTTTTTTTAGCAGGTTTCTTAGCTGCTGTTTTTTTTGGTGTTATTTTGGTTGCCATTTTTTATACTAAATCTGCTAATTCGATTCCTATTAAACTTCCTATTGCTACTCCCATGCCACCAAGTCGAACGCCACAATACACGTTTTCAGACAGTTGTTCGATAATCGGGTTTTTGCTGTTGCCAATTCCCATAATGCCGCTCCAGCGGTGTTCAATCTGAACTTCTTGGTTAGGCAAAATTACTTTTTTTAATAAGTCTTCCAATTTTTTTTGCACAATTTCTGTCTGGCCAAATTCGGTTGTATTTTCTGTTTCAAAATCCAGATTTCGGCCTCCGCCAAGGAGTATCCGATCACCAATATTTCTAAAATAATAATAGCCTCTGTCTAAATGAAAAGTCCCTTTTATGTCAAGATTTGGAATTGGTTCTGTAATAAGAACCTGAGCTCTGGCTGGTTTTACAGCGCCTTTGGTCAATGTATTGGCAAAACCGTTAGTAGCAAATAATAATTTTTTGTGGTGAAACTAAAATCGCCTAAAGCAACTTCAACACTGTTTTCGTTATCTATATAGGAAGTGAGTGTTTGCTGGTTCAGAATCAAAATATCTTGCGAAATGGCTTTTTTTAATAAGGCCTGCATCATATTTCCGGTATCGATTTGAGCTTCAAAAGGATTGAAAATTAAATACTCGTGGATGTTTCCAAAACCAAAACGATCCACTTCTTTTGCAAAAACATCGGCTTTGAAAAGAGGTTTTAAAATTTCGTTTATAAAAGGCAATTTATTGGAACATTCAGAAAAACTGCTTTCATCTTCTTTTAAAAACAATTCATAACCGCCATAAGGCTTGAAGTCTATTGCTGTGTCACCAAGATTTTTTCTTAATAATTGAAGTCCGCTCCATCTTTTTTGAATAAGCTGAATGACTTCTTCTTCGGTATGTGATTTTAAATCGTCTATAATTTCAGAAATACTTCCAAAACAGGCAAAACCAGCATTTTTAGTGCTTGCGCCTTGTGGCAGCATTCCTTTTTCTATAATTAATATTTTGCTGGCTGGGTACTTTTCGCGTAAGCGCAATGCCGTATGTAATCCTACAATGCCACTGCCAA
Protein-coding sequences here:
- the mtgA gene encoding monofunctional biosynthetic peptidoglycan transglycosylase, with protein sequence MATKITPKKTAAKKPAKKKQGGFISKVKWFLLKVLLWFFGLSIASVVLFKFVPVPFTPLMVIRYFENNAADKENHFSHNWESIDKISMNLQKAVIASEDGTFLTHNGFDFIAMQKAYKSNERGRKVRGGSTISQQTAKNVFLWQGRSYVRKGLEAYFTVLIELIWGKKRIMEVYLNSIEMGDGVYGAYAATEHWYRRDASSLTMQQAAGIAAILPNPRKYKATSSSSYINNRKTKIVRIMRHIGKIEY